A part of Candidatus Electrothrix aestuarii genomic DNA contains:
- the murA gene encoding UDP-N-acetylglucosamine 1-carboxyvinyltransferase, whose protein sequence is MDKIRIKGGRPLRGSIQVSGAKNAALPLLAATILAPGTYTLHNVPDLRDTRTMLMLLQTLGASWQRSGSSVQINTADLTGAEAPYDLVKTMRASVLVLGPLLARAGRARVSLPGGCAIGARPINFHLRGFEQLGATTHLESGYVEARVEGELQGNTIYFDIPSVTGTENVLMASVKAKGTTIIRNAAKEPEVGNLVDMLTAMGAQIAGKDTDCLTVTGVSALQATEAKIIPDRIEAGTYAIAVGATGGELEITDCDPTHLPVLMEKLRAAGMEITAGKDSIFASCPVNAQGDRCSLHAVDITTMPYPGFPTDLQAQFMALMIQCSGVSLIHETIFENRFMHVAELQRLGAKINIDGATAIVNGITRNKLIGAPMMATDLRASASLVVAGLASSGLTEISRIYHLERGYENMVEKLRKVGAKIEQIAA, encoded by the coding sequence ATGGATAAAATACGAATCAAAGGAGGACGCCCGCTGCGGGGAAGTATTCAGGTCAGCGGTGCAAAAAACGCAGCTCTTCCCCTGCTGGCAGCCACGATTCTGGCACCAGGGACTTATACCCTGCATAACGTCCCAGACCTCCGGGACACCCGAACCATGCTCATGCTGCTGCAAACCCTGGGCGCGAGCTGGCAACGCTCTGGCAGTTCGGTACAAATTAACACAGCAGATCTTACCGGTGCGGAAGCACCTTATGACCTCGTCAAGACTATGCGGGCCTCAGTGCTTGTCCTCGGGCCTCTACTTGCACGGGCAGGTCGTGCCCGGGTCTCTCTCCCCGGCGGCTGCGCCATCGGTGCCCGGCCCATTAATTTCCACCTTCGTGGTTTCGAGCAACTTGGTGCAACAACCCACCTGGAGAGCGGTTATGTGGAAGCCCGTGTTGAGGGCGAGCTACAAGGTAACACAATTTACTTTGACATCCCCTCAGTCACGGGAACAGAAAACGTACTCATGGCCTCGGTCAAGGCCAAGGGGACAACGATTATTCGCAATGCTGCCAAGGAACCTGAAGTGGGGAACCTTGTAGATATGCTCACGGCAATGGGAGCGCAAATTGCAGGCAAAGACACCGACTGCCTCACGGTCACCGGTGTTTCCGCCTTACAGGCGACTGAGGCAAAAATTATCCCAGATCGCATAGAAGCGGGTACCTATGCCATAGCCGTGGGCGCCACAGGCGGCGAACTGGAAATCACCGACTGTGATCCTACGCACCTGCCAGTGCTGATGGAAAAATTGCGGGCCGCAGGTATGGAAATCACAGCAGGCAAGGACAGTATCTTCGCCTCCTGCCCTGTGAATGCGCAAGGAGACCGTTGCTCGCTTCATGCTGTTGATATTACTACCATGCCCTACCCAGGCTTCCCCACCGACCTTCAGGCCCAATTCATGGCCCTGATGATTCAATGTAGCGGGGTGTCCCTTATCCATGAAACAATCTTTGAAAATCGTTTCATGCATGTTGCCGAACTACAACGCCTGGGAGCAAAAATTAATATTGACGGGGCTACAGCTATCGTCAACGGCATCACCCGCAACAAACTGATAGGCGCCCCCATGATGGCAACCGACCTACGCGCATCTGCCTCCTTAGTCGTTGCAGGCCTGGCCTCATCAGGCCTTACCGAGATATCAAGAATCTATCACCTTGAGCGAGGCTACGAAAATATGGTAGAAAAACTTCGCAAAGTTGGGGCTAAAATCGAGCAAATTGCCGCTTAA
- a CDS encoding ATP-binding protein — protein MSINKLINDLKPIQDSKEQLRRHLVWMIMTRVILFTLLIAVTVFLQSMGRNVILPPNVVTMAFLSVVFIYSIGSAGLLQGRTKHLPRFGLIQVLSDVVFSALLVLGTGCSQSIFRPIFIFPVLVGGLNLNRIGGLLAATASSLLYGAILLCEYFEYIPPFYSHTNYIPPDYFLDVLNKFAVYVVLFYALGLSGSIVAARLRKTEEALTRTSVQFDRLHILYKQVFDDVNTGIITVDGRHLITSCNIALEKITGYAAEKIIGLPFDVFFPAVMLTENDESKQALDLARQDGTTTRVRFTLAQLNLPPDPDVQGDSEDARCKVITMQDISLLERMEQQLREHEKMATIGELSGAIAHDFRNPLAAISGSAQILSVHIRERQKESDDPIISTNRHLADIILRESERMEKTINDFLQFSHPKDLEPEWFNLKRVIGDAVRQIQGKKSRYPGCMITVDIEENLDCWGDRQQIQIVFAHLLENSCFASKDCGEPIRVQVLDEPEEQSSLCIAVIDKGTGFPDEIREKVFIPFFSTREDSAGLGLTIVEQFIEQHGGTVTLLAPEEGSIVAIRLPLPALSGDDEEIEAEG, from the coding sequence ATGTCTATAAATAAACTTATAAATGATTTGAAGCCAATACAGGACTCCAAAGAGCAATTGCGTCGTCATTTGGTTTGGATGATCATGACCAGGGTAATTTTGTTTACCCTGCTAATTGCTGTCACGGTGTTTTTGCAGAGTATGGGGCGTAATGTTATCCTGCCCCCCAATGTTGTGACCATGGCCTTTCTCTCAGTGGTCTTTATCTATTCCATCGGTTCAGCCGGACTTTTGCAGGGGAGAACCAAACATCTTCCTCGTTTTGGTCTTATTCAGGTTCTTTCCGACGTTGTATTTTCCGCGTTATTGGTGTTGGGTACCGGGTGTAGCCAATCTATATTCCGGCCTATTTTTATTTTTCCTGTTCTTGTTGGCGGATTGAATCTTAATCGGATCGGGGGGTTATTGGCAGCCACTGCTTCTTCTCTCTTGTATGGGGCCATTCTTCTTTGTGAGTATTTTGAGTATATTCCTCCTTTTTATTCCCATACCAATTATATACCGCCGGATTATTTTCTTGATGTATTGAATAAGTTTGCGGTGTATGTGGTTCTTTTTTATGCACTCGGATTGTCCGGCAGTATTGTTGCTGCGAGGCTCCGCAAGACGGAAGAGGCGCTGACCAGAACTTCTGTGCAGTTTGATCGTTTGCATATATTGTATAAACAGGTATTTGATGATGTGAATACAGGGATTATTACTGTTGATGGCAGGCATTTAATTACCTCATGCAATATCGCTTTAGAGAAAATAACAGGTTATGCTGCTGAAAAAATTATTGGTCTTCCCTTTGATGTCTTTTTTCCGGCAGTTATGCTTACGGAAAATGATGAGAGCAAGCAGGCTCTTGATCTTGCCAGGCAGGATGGAACGACCACCCGAGTGCGCTTTACTTTGGCACAATTAAATCTTCCCCCAGATCCAGATGTTCAGGGAGATAGTGAAGATGCACGCTGTAAGGTTATCACCATGCAGGACATCAGCTTGCTAGAACGAATGGAACAACAGCTTCGTGAACATGAGAAGATGGCAACCATTGGAGAACTCAGTGGGGCCATTGCCCATGATTTTCGCAATCCCTTGGCTGCGATCTCCGGGTCTGCGCAGATTTTGAGCGTTCATATCAGGGAACGGCAAAAGGAATCCGATGATCCGATTATCAGCACCAATCGGCACCTGGCAGATATTATTCTGCGGGAGTCAGAGCGAATGGAGAAGACTATTAATGATTTTCTCCAGTTTTCTCATCCGAAGGATCTGGAGCCGGAATGGTTTAATCTGAAACGGGTGATTGGTGATGCAGTTCGCCAAATACAGGGTAAAAAATCCCGTTATCCCGGCTGCATGATCACGGTGGATATAGAAGAAAATCTTGATTGCTGGGGTGATCGGCAGCAGATCCAGATAGTATTCGCCCATCTTTTGGAAAATAGCTGTTTTGCCTCAAAAGACTGCGGTGAGCCTATTAGGGTTCAGGTTTTGGATGAGCCGGAAGAGCAGTCTAGCCTCTGTATTGCAGTTATTGATAAGGGAACGGGTTTCCCAGATGAGATTCGGGAAAAGGTTTTTATTCCGTTTTTTTCCACCCGAGAGGACAGCGCAGGTCTCGGGTTGACCATTGTCGAACAGTTTATCGAGCAGCACGGCGGGACTGTAACCTTATTGGCCCCGGAAGAGGGAAGTATTGTTGCAATACGGCTCCCTCTCCCGGCTCTTTCCGGTGATGATGAAGAGATTGAGGCAGAAGGTTAA
- a CDS encoding sigma-54 dependent transcriptional regulator, with the protein MPRILIVDDELSMRDFLKILFENEGYEVTVAADASSALDFADKTPFDIAITDIRMPGMSGLDLLAELKHRFPALPVVMITAYASPDDAVQAMRTGAFDYITKPFHVDELKKVVRTAVQRKAAAEQKKEEGSFSGIIGSSQEMLRIFDLIRRVAPTPASVLIYGESGTGKELVAKAIHQHSKVAANPFVPITCSAIPESLLESELFGHVKGSFTGAMSDKPGLFQQADSGTAFLDEIGELTPIIQTKLLRVLQEREFMPVGSTKTKQVNVRIISATNRNLEDEIMEKRFREDLYYRLAVVPIRVPPLRERKGDVPLLVDYFLKKYSKLLGKEVQTISSYGLEVLMNYNFPGNVRELENIIERGVALEASNIILPESLILSRKERAGLQQEALFVGAQDEQELFERGMEDILIDLETKMIRHALEVAEGSKMRAAELLKVSFRSLRYKTKKYEID; encoded by the coding sequence ATGCCCCGTATTCTTATTGTAGATGACGAGTTAAGTATGCGTGATTTTCTCAAAATTTTATTTGAGAATGAGGGCTATGAGGTAACTGTTGCTGCGGATGCATCCTCGGCGCTGGACTTCGCTGATAAAACGCCTTTTGACATTGCCATCACCGATATCCGAATGCCTGGTATGAGCGGACTGGATCTGTTGGCGGAGTTGAAGCACCGTTTTCCCGCTTTACCTGTTGTTATGATTACTGCCTATGCATCACCTGACGATGCAGTACAGGCCATGCGAACAGGTGCCTTTGATTATATCACCAAGCCTTTTCATGTTGATGAGCTCAAGAAGGTTGTCAGAACAGCAGTTCAGCGAAAGGCAGCTGCTGAACAAAAAAAAGAAGAGGGTAGTTTTTCCGGGATTATTGGTTCTAGCCAGGAAATGCTTCGTATTTTCGATTTGATACGACGGGTTGCCCCCACCCCAGCCAGTGTGCTTATTTATGGTGAATCAGGAACCGGTAAGGAGTTGGTTGCCAAGGCTATTCATCAGCATTCTAAGGTCGCTGCCAACCCCTTTGTTCCCATTACCTGCAGCGCTATTCCTGAAAGCCTTTTGGAAAGCGAATTATTCGGTCATGTTAAAGGATCCTTTACAGGAGCTATGTCTGATAAACCTGGTCTTTTTCAGCAGGCCGATTCAGGCACAGCCTTTCTTGACGAGATCGGAGAGCTTACCCCAATTATCCAGACCAAACTCCTGCGTGTTCTCCAGGAGCGTGAGTTTATGCCGGTCGGGTCAACAAAGACAAAACAGGTGAATGTTCGGATCATTTCTGCAACCAACCGGAACTTGGAAGATGAAATTATGGAGAAACGCTTCCGAGAAGACCTCTATTACCGTCTGGCTGTTGTGCCGATCAGGGTGCCACCGCTGAGGGAACGCAAGGGGGATGTTCCCTTATTGGTTGATTATTTTCTGAAAAAATACTCAAAACTCTTGGGAAAAGAGGTGCAGACCATTTCTTCCTACGGCCTGGAAGTCCTCATGAACTATAACTTTCCAGGAAATGTCAGGGAGTTGGAGAATATTATTGAGCGTGGGGTTGCCCTGGAAGCCTCCAATATTATTTTGCCTGAAAGCCTCATACTTTCCAGGAAAGAACGGGCAGGCTTGCAGCAGGAAGCTTTATTTGTTGGGGCCCAGGATGAGCAGGAGCTCTTTGAGCGTGGTATGGAAGATATCCTTATTGATTTGGAGACCAAGATGATCAGGCATGCGCTAGAAGTTGCTGAAGGTTCCAAGATGCGGGCTGCTGAGTTACTCAAGGTGAGTTTTAGGTCCCTGCGGTACAAAACGAAAAAGTATGAGATTGATTGA
- a CDS encoding SulP family inorganic anion transporter: protein MKVESLFPFLRWFKLVTKQTIKDDFMAGLTGAVIVLPQGVAFATIAGLPPEYGLYTAMITPIIAALFGSSFHLISGPTTAISIVVFSSVSRYAEPGSPEFINLALTLTFLAGVYQLSFGLARLGSLVNFVSHTVVIGFTAGAAILIATSQMKHITGVHIAKGESFLHTWVEIFNGIGDFNIFLIIIGLVTLLVSVLSKKFFPKAPNLLIGMVVGSVLAIFFKGMAAPGSIKLVGEIPAHLPPLSSPDFSPETIKMLAPEAFAVALLGLIEAVSISRAVATKSNQRIDSNQEFIGQGLSNLCGSFLSSYAGSGSFTRSGINYEAGAKTPLSAIFAAIALMCIILLIAPLTAYLPIAAMGGVILLVAYNLIDFHHIGKVLTFSKSESAVLLTTFFATLFLELEFAIYMGVLLSLILFLARTSNPEIHSISVDNVEVGGVRKFVDMEQKPLAECCQLKILRVDRSIYFGSINHIQNRIAEVTEKEGIYNILLIATGINLIDLAGAEALIAESNRLKKMGGGLYFVNMKAAVYEFAVRSGFIKSIGPDHFFDSKSDAIAEIYKGLDKEKCAACTTKIFKECRLS from the coding sequence ATGAAGGTGGAGTCCCTGTTCCCTTTTCTTCGATGGTTCAAATTGGTAACCAAGCAGACCATCAAAGATGACTTTATGGCTGGCCTAACCGGGGCCGTCATTGTTTTGCCCCAAGGTGTTGCTTTTGCCACCATTGCCGGTTTGCCACCGGAATATGGTTTGTACACGGCAATGATCACTCCTATTATAGCTGCGCTGTTCGGTTCCTCGTTTCATCTTATCTCCGGTCCGACTACAGCTATTTCTATTGTCGTGTTTTCTTCTGTCAGCCGTTACGCTGAACCGGGGAGCCCTGAGTTTATTAACCTAGCTTTAACACTTACCTTTCTTGCAGGTGTGTATCAGCTCTCCTTTGGGCTTGCGAGGCTAGGGAGTTTAGTTAACTTCGTTTCCCATACGGTGGTTATCGGATTTACAGCTGGTGCTGCGATTTTAATTGCTACAAGCCAGATGAAGCACATCACCGGCGTTCACATCGCTAAGGGTGAGTCCTTTCTCCATACCTGGGTTGAGATTTTTAACGGTATAGGTGACTTTAATATATTTCTCATTATTATTGGCTTGGTAACATTGCTTGTCTCTGTCCTTTCCAAGAAATTTTTTCCCAAGGCACCTAACCTCCTTATTGGCATGGTGGTAGGGAGTGTGTTAGCGATCTTTTTTAAAGGAATGGCTGCGCCTGGTTCCATTAAATTGGTTGGTGAGATTCCTGCTCATCTTCCTCCTCTCTCATCACCTGATTTTTCTCCTGAGACCATTAAAATGCTGGCCCCTGAGGCCTTTGCCGTTGCCCTGCTGGGTCTGATCGAAGCGGTTTCTATTAGTCGGGCAGTTGCCACCAAGTCTAACCAGCGCATCGATTCGAACCAGGAGTTCATTGGCCAGGGATTGTCTAATCTCTGCGGTAGTTTTCTTTCCAGTTATGCCGGTTCCGGTTCTTTTACCCGTTCTGGTATCAACTACGAAGCTGGTGCGAAGACACCGCTTTCTGCCATCTTTGCTGCAATAGCTTTGATGTGCATTATCCTCCTTATTGCGCCTTTGACCGCCTATCTTCCCATTGCCGCTATGGGTGGTGTTATTCTGCTGGTTGCTTATAATCTGATTGACTTTCATCATATCGGAAAGGTACTGACATTCAGTAAATCAGAGTCTGCGGTCTTGCTAACCACCTTTTTCGCGACCCTTTTCCTTGAGCTGGAGTTTGCGATTTACATGGGTGTGTTACTCTCGCTTATTCTCTTTCTTGCCAGGACATCAAACCCTGAAATCCATTCGATCTCTGTGGATAATGTTGAAGTCGGGGGAGTACGGAAATTTGTCGATATGGAACAGAAGCCCTTGGCGGAATGCTGTCAGCTGAAGATCCTGAGAGTTGATAGGTCTATCTATTTTGGCTCTATTAATCATATTCAGAACCGTATTGCGGAGGTTACGGAGAAGGAAGGTATCTATAATATTCTTCTTATAGCCACAGGAATTAACTTGATTGATTTGGCCGGTGCAGAGGCCTTAATTGCAGAGAGCAATCGCCTGAAGAAGATGGGCGGAGGTTTGTATTTCGTTAATATGAAGGCTGCTGTTTATGAATTTGCCGTTCGTTCCGGTTTTATTAAAAGTATAGGGCCTGACCACTTTTTTGATAGCAAGAGTGACGCTATTGCGGAAATTTATAAGGGGCTGGATAAAGAGAAATGTGCCGCCTGTACAACAAAGATTTTTAAGGAGTGTCGGCTCAGTTGA
- a CDS encoding class II fructose-bisphosphate aldolase codes for MSYIADFEKALEIGRPPNIKALFPNSKALLVSGKVIDRAMLAKGKAMTMAANGRNHLVIRGALMAAQRAQAALIIEIARSEGGASSYCPTNYWNMARQVDALCNELGITIPVAIHADHYGIKSADDLPFARTEIPSLFDAGITSIAIDASHMLDDDNLLASIDLNNYIPSWAGYETEVGEIKGTQGLSSADEALFLVKGLNAHDIFPDWIALNNGTTHGIEASDQGIHVELTSEIHEALKDYGVSGAQHGTSGNSSDRLRAIAAQTRTTKANVATALQMISWGVEVNDYGNAILDADGEFVKVPGQGVSEELWQDMKNYAKEQGWAKGNYKKLNAVFENRIMGQPKEIRERMARRVDNFVYTMLTDVFNAGGTARYAVEAILEAGSYDLGPKNGRIESPEDWTEEKIRARAAELDTDKGPEGDFDD; via the coding sequence ATGTCTTATATAGCAGATTTTGAAAAAGCCCTTGAAATAGGCCGCCCACCCAACATCAAAGCTCTGTTTCCCAACTCCAAAGCCCTGCTGGTTAGCGGCAAGGTCATCGACCGAGCCATGCTTGCAAAGGGTAAGGCCATGACTATGGCTGCCAATGGTCGTAATCATTTAGTCATTCGGGGAGCCTTAATGGCGGCCCAGCGTGCCCAGGCTGCTTTAATTATTGAAATTGCCCGCTCTGAAGGTGGTGCTTCTTCCTATTGCCCCACCAACTACTGGAACATGGCCCGCCAAGTAGACGCTCTATGTAACGAGCTGGGTATCACTATACCTGTTGCCATCCATGCCGATCATTATGGGATCAAATCTGCTGATGACCTGCCTTTTGCCCGCACTGAAATTCCTTCCCTGTTTGATGCTGGTATAACCTCCATTGCTATAGATGCCTCTCATATGCTGGATGATGATAATCTACTGGCAAGCATTGATCTGAACAATTATATTCCCTCTTGGGCTGGCTATGAAACCGAAGTTGGTGAGATCAAAGGAACCCAGGGACTGTCCTCAGCAGATGAGGCCCTTTTTCTCGTCAAGGGACTCAATGCCCATGACATCTTCCCCGACTGGATCGCCTTGAATAACGGAACCACCCACGGTATCGAGGCCTCTGACCAAGGCATTCATGTTGAATTGACCTCAGAGATCCATGAAGCTCTGAAAGATTATGGCGTTTCAGGAGCTCAGCACGGGACATCAGGAAACAGCTCAGACCGTTTACGAGCCATTGCAGCGCAAACCAGAACCACCAAGGCCAATGTTGCGACAGCCCTCCAGATGATTTCCTGGGGTGTGGAGGTGAATGACTACGGTAACGCAATCCTGGATGCAGATGGTGAATTTGTCAAAGTCCCCGGCCAAGGTGTCAGCGAAGAACTCTGGCAGGACATGAAAAATTATGCCAAAGAGCAAGGTTGGGCCAAGGGGAATTATAAAAAACTCAATGCAGTTTTTGAAAATCGGATCATGGGACAACCGAAAGAAATTCGGGAGCGCATGGCTCGCCGGGTTGATAATTTTGTGTACACCATGCTCACCGACGTGTTTAATGCAGGTGGAACAGCGCGCTATGCAGTAGAAGCCATCCTGGAAGCCGGTTCCTACGATCTGGGCCCGAAGAATGGGCGCATAGAATCACCTGAGGATTGGACAGAAGAAAAAATCCGTGCTCGCGCTGCTGAGTTAGATACCGATAAAGGCCCTGAAGGCGATTTTGACGATTGA
- a CDS encoding NAD-dependent epimerase, translated as MQKILVTGAAGFIGHNLSKRLLENGRTVVGLDNLNDYYDPELKKARLAQLLEFEQFIHAYFDMADRGMMEKLFAEERFDAVVNLAAQAGVRYSLINPHSYADTNIIGFLNILEGCRHNQVKHLLYASSSSVYGANTSMPFSVHDNVDHPVSLYAASKKANELMAHSYSHLYGLPCTGLRFFTVYGPWGRPDMALFLFTKAILEDQPINIFNNGEMERDFTYIDDIVEGVFRLIDHVPVPNPDWSGDAPDSATSYCPWRLYNIGNNSKEKLMRYIEVLEGCLGKTAKKNFMPMQAGDVPATYANVDDLVREIDFKPQTTIEEGINKFVEWYRGYYGN; from the coding sequence ATGCAAAAAATACTTGTTACCGGCGCTGCCGGTTTTATCGGCCATAACCTTTCCAAACGCCTGCTCGAAAACGGTCGTACCGTGGTCGGGCTGGACAATCTCAACGATTACTATGATCCTGAGCTAAAAAAGGCCCGGCTTGCGCAGCTCCTTGAGTTCGAGCAGTTCATCCATGCATATTTTGACATGGCTGACCGGGGAATGATGGAGAAACTCTTTGCCGAGGAAAGATTTGACGCAGTGGTCAATCTGGCTGCTCAGGCAGGTGTCCGTTATTCCCTGATCAATCCCCACTCCTACGCAGATACAAATATCATCGGTTTCCTCAATATTTTGGAGGGCTGTCGCCATAATCAGGTAAAGCATCTGCTTTACGCCTCGTCCAGCTCAGTCTACGGAGCCAATACCTCCATGCCTTTCTCCGTGCATGATAATGTAGACCATCCGGTATCCTTGTATGCGGCCTCAAAAAAGGCGAACGAACTTATGGCTCATAGCTATAGCCATCTCTACGGGCTCCCCTGCACAGGCTTACGCTTTTTCACGGTTTATGGCCCCTGGGGACGACCGGACATGGCTCTGTTCCTCTTTACCAAAGCGATCCTGGAAGATCAGCCCATCAATATTTTCAATAACGGTGAGATGGAACGGGACTTCACCTATATTGATGATATTGTCGAGGGTGTCTTTCGCCTGATTGATCACGTTCCTGTTCCTAATCCGGACTGGAGCGGCGATGCACCGGATTCGGCTACCAGCTACTGTCCGTGGCGGCTGTATAATATCGGCAATAACTCCAAGGAAAAGCTGATGCGCTATATAGAGGTACTGGAAGGGTGCTTGGGCAAGACAGCGAAAAAGAATTTCATGCCCATGCAGGCCGGTGACGTGCCCGCAACCTATGCCAACGTGGATGATCTGGTGCGGGAAATTGATTTTAAACCCCAGACCACGATCGAAGAAGGAATCAATAAATTTGTGGAGTGGTATCGGGGATATTACGGAAACTAG
- a CDS encoding UPF0280 family protein, translating into MPAAKNKSPLSYQERTYRTIEKSGLVSTIVKIAETDLHILAPRPVEDQALLAVSEVRGVIEGYIKAHPAFLQSLEPLPMDKRAAGLIQEMLAAGAATGVGPMAAVAGIVSEQVGKRLLGQGLAEVIVENGGDLYVARTQESTIAIYAGESPLSGKLGIRLVPEQMPCGVCCSSGKIGHSLSLGQADAVAVVAPSTALADAAATRLGNEVGRKKKSIQHALEIAKGITGLAGVVIISGEHLGAWGEVELVRL; encoded by the coding sequence ATGCCTGCTGCAAAAAATAAATCACCGCTTTCTTACCAGGAGCGAACATACCGGACCATAGAAAAATCAGGGCTTGTTTCCACTATCGTCAAGATTGCTGAAACAGATCTGCATATTCTGGCCCCGCGACCGGTTGAGGATCAAGCCCTGCTGGCAGTCTCCGAAGTGCGTGGCGTCATCGAAGGGTATATCAAAGCCCACCCGGCATTTCTTCAAAGCCTTGAGCCGCTCCCGATGGACAAGCGGGCAGCAGGGCTTATTCAGGAAATGCTGGCTGCCGGAGCTGCAACCGGAGTAGGGCCGATGGCGGCGGTTGCTGGCATCGTCTCTGAACAGGTTGGTAAACGCCTGCTCGGCCAAGGTCTTGCAGAGGTTATTGTCGAGAATGGTGGCGACCTCTATGTTGCCAGAACTCAGGAAAGCACTATTGCCATCTATGCCGGTGAATCGCCGCTGAGCGGTAAACTGGGGATTCGTCTTGTTCCAGAACAGATGCCCTGCGGGGTCTGCTGTTCCTCTGGGAAAATCGGCCACTCCCTCAGTCTTGGTCAGGCTGATGCCGTTGCTGTAGTCGCTCCTTCCACAGCCTTGGCGGATGCAGCTGCCACCCGTTTAGGCAATGAGGTGGGGAGAAAGAAGAAGAGCATTCAGCACGCCCTGGAGATTGCCAAAGGGATCACCGGCCTTGCCGGGGTTGTTATCATCTCCGGTGAGCACCTTGGTGCCTGGGGAGAAGTTGAGTTGGTTCGGCTTTAG
- a CDS encoding TIGR04282 family arsenosugar biosynthesis glycosyltransferase: protein MKNNRSLIPHAVIILFTRYPQAGKVKTRLIRELGPKGAAKLHSKLTKQVISNLRPLLPNDFIQLRVSYCGGSKEEIQTWLGRDLPLERQQGNELGERMLHAFEQAWEQGAKQVLLIGSDCPGINPAIIESGLKQLKTHDLVLGPAVDGGYYLIGLSACLKNRKQDYPALFQDITWGTAQVLQQTLDQAKGRNLSFALLPELHDIDRPEDLVHLDYYTDSE from the coding sequence TTGAAGAATAACAGAAGCCTCATCCCGCACGCAGTCATTATCCTCTTTACCCGCTATCCGCAGGCTGGAAAAGTAAAAACCCGACTGATCAGAGAACTCGGCCCAAAGGGAGCAGCAAAGCTCCATAGCAAGCTGACCAAACAGGTCATCAGCAACCTGCGCCCTCTCCTTCCAAACGATTTTATTCAATTGCGAGTATCTTACTGCGGTGGCTCAAAAGAAGAAATACAAACTTGGCTGGGAAGAGATCTTCCCCTGGAACGACAGCAGGGAAATGAGCTGGGAGAGCGAATGCTCCACGCCTTTGAGCAAGCATGGGAGCAGGGTGCCAAGCAGGTACTGCTTATCGGCTCTGATTGCCCTGGGATAAATCCGGCTATCATTGAAAGCGGACTTAAGCAGCTCAAAACCCACGATTTGGTTCTCGGCCCAGCAGTGGATGGCGGATATTATCTGATCGGGCTTTCTGCCTGCCTTAAAAACAGAAAACAGGATTACCCCGCTCTCTTCCAAGATATTACCTGGGGGACGGCGCAAGTACTCCAGCAAACACTTGATCAGGCAAAAGGCCGCAATCTTTCCTTTGCCCTTCTTCCTGAACTCCACGATATCGATCGCCCTGAAGACCTTGTTCATCTCGATTATTATACCGACTCTGAATGA
- a CDS encoding TIGR04283 family arsenosugar biosynthesis glycosyltransferase → MIRQKAAIFPLPFFLNSTISIALKTLFISIIIPTLNEEQRIGLCLDRLLQQIKKQDSQIGIIVVDGGSTDRTAQEVSARKISLLSSEPGRGQQQHRGAETANGEILLFLHSDTALPDTFFQDIRSTLRGNEVIAGAFRLRIKGYELGKLGFRLIETGVQLRSKLFSLPYGDQALFMRRASYFAAGGFPQQPIMEDVALIHRLRKLGRISIAPSYVSTSARRWQQHGLLKTTLINQLMLLGRAIGISPQQLARFYYGQRK, encoded by the coding sequence TTGATCAGGCAAAAGGCCGCAATCTTTCCTTTGCCCTTCTTCCTGAACTCCACGATATCGATCGCCCTGAAGACCTTGTTCATCTCGATTATTATACCGACTCTGAATGAAGAGCAACGTATCGGGCTCTGCCTTGATCGCCTTCTCCAGCAGATCAAAAAACAGGACAGCCAGATAGGAATCATCGTGGTTGATGGAGGCAGTACAGACCGAACCGCCCAGGAGGTCTCAGCAAGAAAAATCAGCCTTCTGAGCTCAGAGCCGGGACGGGGACAGCAGCAACATCGTGGTGCAGAAACAGCAAATGGTGAAATCCTTCTTTTTCTTCACAGTGATACTGCCCTTCCAGATACCTTTTTCCAGGATATTCGCTCAACACTGAGGGGAAACGAGGTTATTGCAGGTGCCTTCAGGCTACGCATTAAGGGGTATGAACTTGGAAAACTTGGATTCCGCCTCATAGAAACAGGAGTCCAGCTTCGCTCTAAACTCTTCAGTCTCCCCTATGGCGACCAAGCCCTGTTTATGCGCAGGGCAAGCTACTTTGCAGCCGGAGGATTCCCTCAGCAGCCAATCATGGAAGATGTAGCCCTGATCCATCGTTTGAGAAAGCTGGGCAGGATAAGCATTGCACCATCCTACGTATCAACCTCTGCCAGACGCTGGCAGCAACATGGTTTACTCAAAACAACCCTCATCAACCAACTCATGCTCCTCGGTAGAGCAATCGGCATTTCACCGCAGCAACTGGCCCGCTTTTACTATGGGCAAAGGAAATAA